The genomic segment ACAAATATTATCTAAGATGTAAAGACTGCGATATGCTTCGAAAGATTTAATGGCAGCCTCAGAAGACAGTAGTGCTTTTGTTCAGTTGCTGTgttaatttacttattttaattgttttcctGTGATCTTCTATTTGCTCGTGTTTATTGTTTAGAGATACAAGATGGTTTCAATATGTTATAATCCTGCTGGAGAAGAACATTACAGGGACTGACTTTGGGGATGAAATGACAATTACGGAAATTTATTCTAGTTACCTAATGAAACCATCTtagaaaatccaaaattagaaaatactCACCCCTTAACGGACTATATTATACTAATTAATTGAGAATAGTTATTGCTTAAGATTGGATCACTTTTTatcattttgaaaattcagATCAACTCACCAAAACAGTTCCCGTAAACTGTTCACAAGTAATTTGTGATTAAGACCGTGTGTTTTCTGTCCAATAGTCTGAATGTTGTAAATCTAACGTCTGCGGAAGTTACCAAGATCCCTCTCAGCCATGCCCCATAAACATTAATCGAGGGTCAATGCCTGTTCCTAAAGGCATGGACCAAAGGTTTAGCTTGGAATTTGGACGatttggaattgcaaatcacaaCTCATTAGGtataaataaatgaattattatgaTGGCTTTGAGTAAAATACCATATATTTTCTGTCCATCTACGCAATGGCATAAGCCGCATCTTCTCATCGTTCCCTCTCaacatatgatacaaaacccaACCGTAGCATTGCAATCTATCCTACGAATTAAGCTCTAaccaatatacatatataagttGACTATCTATCTACAAACACTACTAATTGTACTTGCAATTCCTTGTCATTGTCCAACTTTTCTCCAGCTCCACTCCAATATGGGAGCATCCACATCGAATCTTCTGTGTCTGTCAAATGGATCTCCATCAATCATCCATCAGCCAAGCGTTTCATTCTAGGTTACTCGAGTAAATGTACTAATCGCCACAGCAGTTAGCACGTTTTGCCTCCTGCAGTTTCTGCCAAAGGCAGAGCATTTCTCGAGGACCTTGATAGTGGGCAATTACATAGCCATCTCTGCATCCCACATTGAAGATCCTCTCATCTGTCTCATATTTTACTTCCAAACCTTGCTTCTTCATATCTGAAATCCAAATTCCCATAGCCACATCCTCTAGCTTGAACATCTGCAGCAGTAAACCACAAGATTTTTAGCATTTCAATGACTTTACAAGAATTAATCAAGGTGATGGAAGCAATCTTATTTACTTGCAAAACTACTAAATTAAATATTTCTGAATGACTACTGGTGTAGAGACCGATGTAAAGTTGTACCTTAAGTTGGCCTTTTCTGTATCTCTTGTAGATTGCCTGTGCTATATCATTTGATACAACATATCCAGGACCATGTGCCCAAGGAGGATAGGAGTCATCTGGCCATTCCTGAAttgaaatacaaaagagaatGAGATTTGATCATATACCACAGTTATAATCGAAaggaaataatatatatatatatcacaagTTGAAATTAGAGATGCATCTTCCAAAATCTCATGAGGTTCAAAATTTCACGAGAAAACTCCATAATCCAGCATCCTGGGGTTATTAGAAAGCTGCTAGAAATGTATGCAAAATGAAAGTCTGTGAACTTTTTTTGGTGGGACATGGCTAGGTTTGAAAACTGGAGCACCATCTAACTGAGCTAATGCCCAGATAGAACTTGTATTTCGCCTTCCCTTCAGATAAACAGTCGAGTTGAAAGGAGAGGGAACAGGATTGTCTCAAAGCCTCTTTAGACAGAGGATTGTGACCtaattaattgcatttgccacgACAGAGGTGCCAGAGGTGCCTAATCATTGACACCTCTTCCTCATAAAGCCTAAGATTAAAAGTGTCATTACGAACTCTCAGTGTTTCATAAATGTTGAAACCATATTTTGTGCCTTTTATTGACAGGATTTTCTCTCTTACGTTAGCATAGGGTTAAGCTTTACCCTATAACCACAATTTTCCCAGAATAAGACTTCAGTTATATTGCATTTCTAAGTCCCAATGTCTTCTTAACATAGATGAACACACATATTCTATAAGATATAGCTATGCTTGCATCTATTCCTGTATCTTATGGCTGCAAGTATTATGTGCACATCTAATCTCAGATATAGATTTTCAGTGATAAAAGGATTAGGCCCTAACACTAAACTAACCACAGAATGAGATGCATTCAGGACAAACTTACTTCAGGACTAATGTACCACTTGCTATCAGGACTTCGATGAGGATGTGAATCAGAATTAATGAGCCCATAAAGCAAACCACGGCTCACATTAATCCTATTCAAGGAGGCCAAAATTTCATCCACCCGAACAAATGCATCATCGTCTGTCTTCATGACAAATTTTGCTGAAACAACCTGTGTCTGTTCAAAAGATTTAAGTCAAAGAGGCACTCGAAACTTTCCATGAGCTTTAAAGAGACAGGACATTACCCCAAATACGCATATAGCTAAAGTCTTCCATGTGATAAGGCTATAGTAGTCAACAAATGGCATCAGTTGGATGTCACCATAAGTTTTCGCCTCGTTCCATAGCTCCTCATTCATCACCTGGTTTTTATGCTACAAAGCAGAGGTGACACTTTCATCATATTGTCCAACAAATGGCAGGTTAAAATTCAGAAGTCAAATGCTAGGGACATGACTGAAAAAATTGGTACATGTTTAACTAATACATGAACCGCTCTTCCATGAAGCAACAATTCTTTTGTAAAAAGAGACAAAGTTGTTCCCTTTAATagtgcctatcaaagaatctcATCTCTTCATTATGGCTCACTTGTGCTGTTGATGCTATATTCTAGAATCAAGCATGTAAACTCAAGAACTACAGTGTGCAAATGAATTGCTAAAAATTGGTAGAGTTTCAGGATTTGGGCATGTCCTAATCCTGTTTCTAGAAGTAATAGTTCACATCAATGGCTGCAGATATGCATGCAGCAGTACTTGTGAAATAATATTGCCTGTAATTAAGTAGATAACTAGGGCAAGATAAGTAGTGATCATCCAATGCAAGCATAAGTGACAAATAAAGTAATCAAGCAAAACATAAACAGCAAAACTTGCAAAACTTACCAGACCAACAAAAAAACGAACTGCAACCGTTCCAGACCTCACAGGACCATACTGCATCCATGTTCTTCGAACAGCCATTCTGCGTTTAAAATTGTTGGTAGTAGAGAACACACCAATGAAAAGATTTAACTGTCTGTGTGGAGGTAGTGGAGGAGCTTTAAGATCTTTGATGTCAACTATGTGTTCTAAATCCTCTGATGTAGGTAAGCCACTtgacaaaacagaaattaattttaTGTTTCCAGCAATCCTTACTTCATTAACAAGCCAGGGTTCCAAAGTCTGAAAGTAACATAGAGATAAACAAGTCAAGGAATGAACATTATGTTGCACAATCTGCAAAGAACATAGGGAGAAAAAGAAGGAACCTACTTCACGAAAACCAAATGATGTTATGTGTTTCCCATCAACTGTCATCTGAATTCCCTCTGATCCTACTCTGAGTGTTGCTACAAATGGATTCCCTTGCTTAAAGGGAAAATACTTTTTTGGTTTAGACACATCCTGAACCATAGGAGTCTTTGTTGACACATTTAAGTGTTTACCACCCATAGTTGTATGGTTGTCATCTTTCCCAACTATCTGGTTGCACTGGTCCAATTCATCCACTGGCATGAAACAATTAGGTTTATCAAACTAATGAATACAGTACTGTACGTGGAAAATCACATCAGAGCAGCTGAAGCACTTGAGTACAAGAAATGACAAAGTCCAATAGAAAGAAACATAAGCTATACATAAAGGTAACTGTTGAGAAAACTGATATTTTGGCATAAGTAGAATTAAATAGCCCGGTCCTATCTGCATCTTACTTGCATGATAAATACAGTCTGTACTTTCTGATAACATGCATGTAgtaaaaatataagcaaatatCAGTATCATAAACTCTTTAAGGAATTTTCAAAAAGACAAAACCAAACTCTTATATCATCATGCCTGACACGATGATCTTATAAAGCAACAAAAGCAGTTAACACAAATTTACCATCTAAAATTGTGAAAGGAAAGAACAAAAGACTATGTACATACAGATTTCCTTTacttaatgaaaaaaaaaggaagtgtCAAAAAAATTAGTCTAGCAAGAAAATTTACCAGGAATTAACTCTGTTCAAGTAAGCATCATTGCTCAGGTAGAATTCCAATTTTGAGATCTTGATCGAAACCAgattttttaaaactatttcaTGCTTCAGGAAAAATATTTATTTGTTAGAAAACGTGCAAATTGGCCATAAACTTCAAGACAAAGAACAACATTTATTTGGCAATGCTTGTCTTGTTTGCCACAAAAGGGGTGCTATGGCTAAGAACCGAACATTGCTAGATCCTATGAACCTAAGCAATCAGGTTACAGACATCATAACACACAAGTAAAGAAGTTAATCTATTCATTGCacagaaaaaaattaaaccagaaaaggCCTTAATATTTACCTTTCTTGTTCTTCTCAGGATTAGGAGATGGACAGCGCTCCTCTTCACCCCAGTCATGTGCAATTGTCCAGGTGTTTTGGACAATTACAGGATCCTCAGTTATTTGATCACCTAGGAGCCTAACATTGTAGTGCAAGATAATAGGAGGATCTGGCTCGCCGGGAAGTGGTTCACCAGTTAAGTCAATCCGAAAATTACCAAGAAGACCATGTGGAATGCCAATAAAAGTGATTGACGAACCCTGGGTTAATCCACAAGGAACCTGCAACCTGAAGCCATTATCATCAAGTTCCGTAGCATTCATCTTACTAAGATAATGAGGACAttgtttctcttttcctttcctctGTGAACTCTCATTCATGTGAAGCTTTTCATCCTCAACTGATGCCAAAAGGTTCTTCCACGCAACAACAGCTTCCTTGGTAGCCTCTAAAGCATTAGGTAATACCTGAGCATGGCTGACTAGATGTTGCAAATGGTTCCACGTATGTAGCGACTGCTTTTCTTCATCCGATATATTCCTCCCAACAAAGAGATCAGATACTAGAATATCAGCAGAAATGACTTGAGAAGTTTTTTCTGGATTCTGTACTACAGCAGGAGCACCAGCAGTTATCCATTCAAGCGGGTTTGTTGAATTCAGAATTGGGGTCAGACTTGTCAAATTACTTTCCTTGAGGGGGTTTTGCATTACATAATACCCCAGAACCAACAACATCACCAAGGATGTAAAGAAAACACCAGCATACCATTTCTTCATTTCTCGTCATTACCAGGGCACCTCAACTGATTATGAATCAACAACTACggaaaccaatttgaagatgaCAGACATCTCCAGTAGGAAAGAAGTTTTTAAATAATGAGAGTACTAGGTTGCTGGACTTCGCCAACTTTCTCTTATCTGCATGTTAAGAAGAATATTGTGGATTAAATTCATGCTCTATGACCTCTGGCAACTTAACCATATAAACAGGGACTCATTAGATAAACAAGCTACCAGCTTTCTACTAGCAAAAACTAATAAATGAGCTTTCAAGTGCAAATCAAAATTCAGCACAAAACGGCAAGCTTAATTTCTGACTTCTGCATAGAAGACTGATTAATGAGTTTCCTATCCCGATGCTAAACCTCTAAACTAATTGATGCCTTTTAAAGATTAACCAACTAATAACTAATTACAGAGTCAGAACAACTTCTCTCTGAAAAGATGCAGAACTCATgtgccaaaaaagaaaaaaaattcaattttgaaaaCTAAACAACAGATTGAtgaaataaacaaaattcaatCCTTTAAAACTGggtaaagaaaaaaataaaaaatctgaaCCTCTAGTCAAATTTCTCCCCATGTTTCTGAAGCAGAAAAGATTACTCAAAACTTTAATTCTCCTGTAAACTAAATCCACACCTCGTGTTATCTTCTAAACCGAAGATTTTGTCTAGGCCGGCCGAATTAAAAACAATGCGAACCAGACTTTACGATGAAAACTAGACAGATCAGCAGAAACCGCCAGAATATTCACATCTCCAAATAACTGCCAGTCACAAAAGCCCTCTATCGAACAACAGATCTCGGTTTCAACCAACACCAATATTCTGCTAACAGccaaaaacaaataataaattaataaGTAAATAAACTTCGAGCTTTACAGTTCTGACTCAAGTAAACTATACAATTTCACTCCTCAAACACTAATTTAGTACTACTGTTCCAAATTTAACACTATCCAAGTTcacaaaaccaaacaaaaaaggCCACAATTCGAAAAATAGAAACAGCAAGAATGTGAATTAACAGTCATCGTTATACAGTCGGAGAAAatgtaaaacaaataaaattcgagaaattaaatggaaaaaaagaactcaagattgaaagTTATGTACCTGAATATGGAGGAATTGGAGAGAAAGTCTAGCAGGTGTTTGAAGAAAAGTGCAAATGGAAAACGTGATAGAAATGACGAGGGAAGAAATAAGGAGTACTAGGAATAGTATTAAGCTTCGTTGTCGTCTCCGGTTCTGAGTGTTTAGATTGACTGCGACTTCTTGAAGTCTACCACTGCCGAAAACGCTGCATTACGGAATTGAGATGAATTTCGATTTGGTTTGGGgatcttttttctaaaaatcttTACAACGTATAGTATATTTTTTTACTAGTATCAATTACTACTAGTTTT from the Coffea arabica cultivar ET-39 chromosome 11e, Coffea Arabica ET-39 HiFi, whole genome shotgun sequence genome contains:
- the LOC113719492 gene encoding beta-1,3-galactosyltransferase GALT1-like, encoding MKKWYAGVFFTSLVMLLVLGYYVMQNPLKESNLTSLTPILNSTNPLEWITAGAPAVVQNPEKTSQVISADILVSDLFVGRNISDEEKQSLHTWNHLQHLVSHAQVLPNALEATKEAVVAWKNLLASVEDEKLHMNESSQRKGKEKQCPHYLSKMNATELDDNGFRLQVPCGLTQGSSITFIGIPHGLLGNFRIDLTGEPLPGEPDPPIILHYNVRLLGDQITEDPVIVQNTWTIAHDWGEEERCPSPNPEKNKKVDELDQCNQIVGKDDNHTTMGGKHLNVSTKTPMVQDVSKPKKYFPFKQGNPFVATLRVGSEGIQMTVDGKHITSFGFRETLEPWLVNEVRIAGNIKLISVLSSGLPTSEDLEHIVDIKDLKAPPLPPHRQLNLFIGVFSTTNNFKRRMAVRRTWMQYGPVRSGTVAVRFFVGLHKNQVMNEELWNEAKTYGDIQLMPFVDYYSLITWKTLAICVFGTQVVSAKFVMKTDDDAFVRVDEILASLNRINVSRGLLYGLINSDSHPHRSPDSKWYISPEEWPDDSYPPWAHGPGYVVSNDIAQAIYKRYRKGQLKMFKLEDVAMGIWISDMKKQGLEVKYETDERIFNVGCRDGYVIAHYQGPREMLCLWQKLQEAKRANCCGD